The following proteins come from a genomic window of Coregonus clupeaformis isolate EN_2021a chromosome 2, ASM2061545v1, whole genome shotgun sequence:
- the LOC123481079 gene encoding protocadherin beta-16-like — protein sequence MSDRTMARQVLLFISVLSLSSVHGQISYSIPEEMAKGSLVGNIAQDLGLDIKRLKSGKARIYTGDSAEYIELNKERGLLLIKERIDREALCGQTTPCAVHLQITLEDPIEFYSVTVEINDINDNAPSFKKNEMKFRISESAMVGAKFVLERAMDLDVGVNGLQSYLLKPTDNFLLKLQNQPDGSKKVEMVLQKPLDREKQEHLFLTLTAIDGGDPQLSGTMQIEITVLDANDNAPVFTQEIYKATITENAPKGTVLSTVSASDADEGSYGRISYSITNTLDDVPEIFEINEDSGIVVLSGNIDYEKARHYEIHVQASDDGGLTDSCKINVEVVDTNDNKPLMNIMSKTNAISENAEPGTVVTIINVQDPDSGDNGRVQCSINENIPFSMKSTSNNFFTVVIDSDLDRERDSEYNISVTCSDEGVPSLSSSVTLTLQISDVNDNAPVFERNSYEAYIIENNTPDLSIFTVKSRDADWNQNARVSYILEDSSVNGVPVSSYVSVSADSGVIHAVRSFDYEQIKDFQFRVKAQDGGSPPLSSNVTVKIMIQDQNDNAPQVLYPVQTSSSLVAEMVPRSADVGYLVTKVVAVDVDSGQNAWLSYKLQKATDRALFEVGLQNGEIRTIRQVTDKDAVKQRLTVVVEDNGQPSRSATVNVNVAVADSFPEVLSEFTDFTHDKEYNDNLTFYLVLALAVVSFLFITCLVVIISVKIYRWRQSRILYHSNLPVIPYYPPRYADTLGTGTLQHVYNYEVCRTTDSRKSDCKFARPCSQNVLIMDPQFYRDDAADAE from the coding sequence ATGTCGGATAGAACAATGGCACGGCAAGTACTGTTGTTTATCTCGGTCCTCTCTCTCAGTTCAGTGCACGGGCAGATCAGTTACTCCATTCCCGAGGAAATGGCGAAAGGCTCTTTAGTTGGTAACATAGCGCAGGATTTGGGTTTAGATATCAAAAGACTGAAATCAGGGAAAGCTCGTATTTATACTGGAGACAGCGCAGAGTACATCGAGCTGAATAAAGAAAGGGGACTTCTCCTCATTAAAGAGAGAATAGACCGTGAAGCGCTCTGCGGACAGACGACGCCATGCGCTGTTCATCTACAGATTACTCTAGAAGACCCGATTGAATTCTACAGTGTTACAGTCGAAATCAATGATATAAATGATAATGCACCAAGCTTTAAGAAGAATGAGATGAAATTTAGAATTAGTGAATCGGCAATGGTTGGAGCAAAATTTGTGTTGGAAAGGGCGATGGATCTTGATGTTGGTGTAAATGGCCTACAAAGTTATTTGTTGAAACCAACCGATAATTTTCTTCTAAAGTTGCAAAATCAACCAGACGGAAGCAAAAAGGTTGAGATGGTGCTACAGAAACCTCTAGATAGAGAAAAGCAAGAGCATCTTTTCTTAACTCTAACAGCTATCGATGGCGGCGACCCGCAACTGTCTGGGACAATGCAGATAGAAATAACCGTGCTAGACGCCAATGACAATGCGCCTGTTTTTACACAAGAAATTTATAAGGCAACCATTACCGAGAATGCTCCAAAAGGCACCGTTTTGAGTACCGTTAGCGCCAGTGATGCCGATGAAGGTTCTTATGGTAGAATATCATATTCAATTACCAACACTCTAGATGATGTTCCAGAAATATTTGAAATAAACGAAGACAGTGGTATTGTGGTTTTATCAGGAAACATAGACTATGAAAAAGCTCGACATTATGAAATACATGTACAAGCTAGTGATGACGGAGGTCTAACTGATTCTTGTAAAATAAATGTTGAGGTAGTTGATACAAATGACAATAAACCATTGATGAACATTATGTCAAAAACAAATGCAATATCTGAAAATGCTGAACCTGGAACAGTGGTAACCATAATTAATGTACAAGACCCAGACTCTGGTGACAATGGCAGAGTGCAGTGCTCTATAAATGAAAACATTCCCTTTTCAATGAAATCAACATCGAATAATTTCTTTACTGTAGTAATTGACAGTGACTTGGAccgagagagagactctgagtaTAACATCAGCGTGACGTGCTCTGATGAGGGAGTGCCCTCGCTCTCCAGCAGCGTCACTCTCACCTTACAGATATCAGATGTGAATGACAACGCGCCTGTCTTTGAGAGGAACTCATATGAGGCCTACATTATAGAAAACAACACACCGGACCTCTCTATATTCACAGTGAAATCCAGAGACGCTGACTGGAACCAGAATGCCCGTGTTTCTTACATACTGGAGGACTCCTCGGTTAACGGAGTACCCGTCTCCTCATATGTGTCCGTTAGTGCTGATAGTGGAGTCATCCATGCAGTGCGCTCTTTTGACTACGAGCAGATCAAGGATTTCCAGTTCCGCGTAAAAGCGCAGGATGgaggctctcctcctctcagtagCAATGTGACTGTGAAAATAATGATCCAGGACCAGAACGACAACGCACCTCAGGTTCTGTACCCAGTCCAGACTAGCAGCTCTCTGGTGGCTGAAATGGTGCCTCGTTCAGCAGATGTGGGCTATCTTGTCACTAAAGTGGTGGCTGTTGATGTGGACTCTGGACAGAATGCCTGGCTCTCGTATAAACTGCAGAAAGCGACAGACAGGGCGCTGTTTGAAGTGGGCTTACAGAATGGAGAAATAAGAACTATACGCCAAGTCACTGATAAAGATGCTGTGAAACAAAGGCTCACTGTTGTAGTGGAGGACAACGGGCAGCCCTCTCGTTCAGCTACAGTCAATGTTAACGTGGCGGTGGCTGACAGCTTCCCTGAAGTGCTCTCGGAGTTCACTGACTTTACGCACGACAAGGAGTACAATGACAACCTGACTTTTTACTTAGTCTTGGCTTTGGCTGTAGTGTCATTTCTGTTCATCACATGTTTAGTGGTTATTATATCAGTGAAAATATACAGATGGAGACAGTCTCGCATCCTCTATCATTCCAATCTCCCGGTTATTCCGTATTATCCACCGCGTTACGCAGACACTTTGGGGACAGGAACTCTACAGCACGTGTACAATTACGAGGTGTGCAGGACGACTGACTCCAGAAAGAGTGACTGTAAGTTCGCCAGACCCTGTAGTCAGAACGTACTGATAATGGACCCACAGTTCTACAGGGACGATGCAGCGGATGCAGAATGA